In Levilactobacillus yonginensis, a single genomic region encodes these proteins:
- a CDS encoding recombinase family protein has product MAKIGYARVSSKEQHLDRQLAALKDVDKLFTDKLSGANTNRPELQKMLAYIREGDIVMVTELDRLGRNNHDLTKIMNSIQNKGATLDVLNLPSMTGIADPNLRQLMTNLIIELYKYQAESERKRIIERQQQGIALAKQQGKYHGRKPQYAKDDPRLQHAFKLYRAGMSDIDVSRNTGIKRTTFIRYRVKYGIKRK; this is encoded by the coding sequence ATGGCTAAAATCGGTTATGCGCGTGTGAGTTCCAAGGAGCAACATTTAGATCGACAGTTAGCGGCTTTAAAAGACGTTGATAAATTATTTACGGATAAATTAAGTGGGGCTAACACTAATCGGCCAGAACTGCAAAAAATGCTGGCCTATATTCGTGAGGGTGATATTGTAATGGTCACTGAATTAGATCGCTTAGGCAGAAACAACCATGATTTGACTAAGATCATGAACTCCATTCAAAATAAGGGTGCCACCCTAGATGTGTTGAATTTACCGTCCATGACAGGGATTGCTGACCCCAATTTACGTCAACTCATGACCAACCTCATTATTGAACTTTATAAATACCAAGCTGAAAGTGAACGTAAGCGGATCATTGAGCGTCAGCAACAAGGGATTGCCTTAGCTAAGCAGCAGGGTAAATATCATGGGCGCAAACCCCAATATGCCAAAGATGATCCCCGTTTGCAACATGCTTTTAAGCTTTATCGAGCTGGCATGAGTGACATTGATGTGTCCCGAAATACAGGTATTAAACGGACGACCTTTATTCGATACCGTGTGAAATACGGTATTAAAAGAAAATAG
- a CDS encoding IS30 family transposase codes for MGISTLSSFQRGALAQLVSEGHHTYQDMADALGVAKSTIHYELNRVKPYDPELAQQDADRKRRACGRHSILTSSLVTLITNHLRLTWSPEAVATAFNLGTASIYNWLNRGWLPFELADLPNRNIRQCRVNEHRGTFTSGTSIEQRPTIVNQRLAFGHWEVDTVLSGRKASRACLVTFVERKTRLLWAIKAPNRTAKALNSAFEKFMRTFGSQVKSITVDHGKEFADYQSIEQGYQIKVYFCHPYSPWERGSNEYFNRRLRWFFPKKTNFGQVTTDEILAALELINQRPLKIHHQQTAIESFRACSD; via the coding sequence TTGGGTATCTCTACTTTATCAAGTTTTCAACGTGGCGCGCTAGCACAACTAGTCAGTGAAGGTCATCATACTTACCAAGATATGGCTGACGCTTTAGGCGTTGCCAAATCTACCATTCACTATGAATTGAACCGGGTTAAACCTTATGACCCTGAATTGGCCCAACAAGATGCTGATCGCAAAAGACGGGCTTGCGGTCGCCATTCGATTCTAACATCATCATTAGTGACTTTAATTACCAATCACTTGCGATTAACCTGGTCACCAGAAGCGGTCGCGACTGCTTTTAACTTGGGTACCGCTTCAATTTATAATTGGCTTAATCGTGGCTGGTTACCTTTCGAATTAGCTGATCTACCTAATCGAAATATCCGACAGTGTCGAGTTAATGAACACCGTGGCACATTTACAAGTGGGACTTCGATTGAACAACGACCAACAATTGTTAATCAGCGGTTAGCTTTTGGTCATTGGGAAGTAGATACAGTGCTTTCTGGCCGGAAAGCGTCACGAGCATGCCTGGTCACTTTTGTAGAACGTAAGACGCGACTTCTATGGGCCATAAAAGCCCCTAACCGAACTGCCAAGGCCTTAAATAGCGCCTTTGAAAAGTTTATGAGAACCTTTGGTTCCCAAGTGAAATCTATAACTGTTGATCATGGTAAAGAGTTTGCCGATTATCAATCCATAGAACAAGGCTATCAAATTAAAGTTTATTTTTGCCATCCATATTCACCATGGGAACGGGGTTCCAATGAATATTTCAATCGACGGTTACGTTGGTTCTTCCCGAAAAAGACTAACTTTGGCCAGGTAACGACAGATGAAATCCTGGCAGCGCTTGAACTTATTAACCAACGGCCATTAAAAATCCATCATCAACAAACTGCCATTGAAAGTTTCCGGGCTTGTTCGGATTAA
- a CDS encoding DeoR/GlpR transcriptional regulator, with amino-acid sequence MVTKSASNLISNLAKHDFNLLCLRVITHEHLTIAIVFFHIYWVVTLIMQSRDANDLEANIKRAFSAHADAVVLLVDHTKIGKHQLYMSAPMSAINYIVTDKSLPETIFNTARNNHVQVFEGLEFLVLESISIPKVLGPNLKSH; translated from the coding sequence ATGGTGACGAAGTCTGCCAGCAACCTGATCAGCAATCTCGCTAAGCACGACTTTAATCTCCTTTGCCTGCGTGTAATCACACATGAGCACCTGACTATTGCCATAGTCTTTTTTCACATTTACTGGGTGGTAACTTTAATTATGCAATCTAGGGATGCCAATGATTTAGAGGCTAATATCAAGCGAGCTTTTTCCGCTCATGCCGATGCGGTTGTGCTGTTGGTGGATCACACTAAAATCGGTAAGCATCAACTATACATGAGTGCACCAATGAGCGCGATTAACTACATTGTTACCGATAAATCGCTACCCGAAACGATCTTCAATACAGCTCGGAACAATCATGTTCAAGTTTTTGAGGGTCTAGAATTTTTGGTGTTGGAAAGTATTTCCATTCCAAAAGTACTAGGCCCTAATTTAAAAAGCCATTGA
- a CDS encoding mucin-binding protein — protein MSGKEFIMGEKKLHYKMYKDGKKFVFAAIATMSFFVFGGVSTVAVHADTTSGNLTAATVKSTSDTKSAAQSAATVASSASDKKSAAQPAATVGANDTKRADQSAATVGASDTKRAVQPMADNATSQKNLDGKTLSNLTDTDKNGIQTNWSRDKSADTGNSESQTSAVKTNASTPTSTEVSSSSASSGQQKIDNSAAASSHSDSVSVASTASSNAEADNHSDTTSEVQAVTSSTSTEQTELMAAAKNLSVGRATSLDLLSDTDTTPATDITASATLQSDHDLYTEPTSDPTQTNPWTGQPTFMYLNDPNDATAILPYTDEHYIHYPTATGWTGYVYYVTDDAARGSEFGTKGFHQLHLWYAGDPSKGYAIAPFETPGNPAVDTYYHLYPDPQQATIVYLDDTTHKMLHYTNLKGGRTSSISNYDQTNILNAYANLGYEVVSNDFTKGFKYGDGTTKQQFLVHLKHKIATATVTTPGKTGQPFDPTVPNGPKWPNGFEKDSLNKVVTQTVHYVYTDGTKAADDKTDQVTFTRTGTIDEVTGDSLYQAWTATNGDTTFNKKISPVITGYTPDHQSVDEVTGLTETSANVVTTVTYAINKETAKVTYIDDANGQTLETKDLSGNFNTMDSYRTKPTIDGYLGNGYTFVSDNYPTDGVVYSQDGTVQQFYVHLIKKTAPTEPNKPSTPEKPNVPNKPSTPEKPDVPNKPSTPKKPSNATNNGVINTSTNIGSKVNNGAVNSPELPQTGENNSQSQTMSFIGILLAMFGSLYGFLGIKKRRND, from the coding sequence TTGAGCGGGAAGGAATTTATAATGGGAGAAAAGAAATTACATTATAAAATGTATAAAGATGGCAAAAAATTCGTTTTTGCCGCAATTGCTACAATGTCTTTTTTTGTCTTCGGTGGGGTATCAACGGTAGCAGTTCATGCTGATACCACCTCAGGGAACTTAACTGCCGCCACTGTAAAAAGCACTAGTGATACGAAGAGCGCTGCTCAATCAGCAGCTACTGTAGCAAGCAGTGCCAGTGATAAGAAGAGTGCTGCTCAACCAGCAGCTACTGTAGGTGCCAATGATACGAAGCGTGCTGATCAATCAGCAGCTACTGTAGGTGCCAGTGATACGAAGCGTGCTGTTCAGCCAATGGCCGATAATGCAACTTCTCAAAAGAATCTTGACGGTAAAACCCTATCAAACTTAACAGATACTGATAAAAATGGAATACAAACGAACTGGTCGCGTGATAAGTCAGCTGATACAGGCAACTCTGAATCACAAACGTCTGCAGTGAAAACGAACGCATCAACGCCAACTAGCACTGAAGTTTCTAGTTCGTCTGCAAGCTCTGGTCAACAAAAAATAGATAATAGTGCTGCTGCATCATCTCACTCCGATTCTGTGAGTGTTGCTTCGACAGCGAGTTCCAATGCTGAGGCAGACAATCATTCAGACACTACGAGTGAGGTACAAGCGGTAACTTCATCAACATCTACTGAGCAAACTGAGTTGATGGCTGCAGCAAAAAATTTGAGCGTAGGTAGAGCCACTAGCCTAGATCTGTTATCCGATACTGATACCACGCCTGCCACTGACATTACAGCCTCTGCCACTTTGCAATCGGATCACGACCTCTACACCGAACCGACTAGTGATCCCACTCAGACCAACCCATGGACAGGGCAGCCAACTTTTATGTATTTGAATGATCCTAACGATGCAACGGCAATCCTGCCTTACACTGATGAACATTACATTCATTACCCAACAGCTACTGGCTGGACAGGATACGTTTATTACGTTACTGATGATGCGGCCCGTGGGTCTGAATTTGGAACAAAAGGTTTTCATCAGCTACATCTCTGGTATGCTGGCGACCCTTCTAAGGGATATGCAATTGCACCGTTTGAAACACCCGGTAACCCTGCTGTTGATACTTATTACCACCTTTATCCTGATCCACAGCAGGCCACAATCGTCTATCTTGATGACACCACTCATAAAATGCTTCACTATACAAATCTCAAAGGTGGGCGGACCTCTTCGATTTCAAACTATGATCAAACCAACATTTTGAACGCATATGCAAATCTTGGTTATGAAGTGGTTAGCAATGATTTTACAAAAGGATTTAAATATGGAGACGGCACTACAAAGCAGCAATTTCTTGTTCATTTAAAGCACAAAATTGCTACGGCAACGGTTACGACGCCAGGTAAAACGGGGCAGCCGTTTGATCCTACAGTGCCAAATGGTCCAAAGTGGCCGAACGGTTTTGAAAAAGATTCTTTAAACAAGGTTGTTACGCAAACCGTTCACTATGTTTATACCGACGGCACAAAGGCGGCGGATGACAAAACCGATCAAGTGACGTTTACGCGGACAGGGACCATTGATGAGGTTACAGGCGACAGTTTGTATCAAGCATGGACTGCAACCAACGGGGATACGACGTTTAATAAAAAAATTTCGCCTGTAATCACCGGTTATACGCCCGATCATCAGTCAGTCGACGAAGTCACAGGTCTGACGGAAACTAGTGCTAATGTAGTGACAACTGTAACGTATGCGATAAATAAAGAGACAGCTAAGGTCACATACATTGACGATGCAAATGGTCAAACGCTAGAAACCAAAGATCTGAGCGGTAATTTCAATACGATGGACTCATATCGAACAAAGCCAACGATTGATGGCTATTTAGGCAATGGCTACACATTTGTCAGTGATAACTACCCAACTGATGGGGTTGTCTATAGCCAGGATGGCACTGTGCAACAATTCTACGTTCACTTAATTAAGAAGACTGCGCCAACGGAACCAAATAAGCCATCGACGCCAGAGAAACCGAATGTACCGAACAAGCCATCGACGCCGGAGAAACCAGACGTACCAAATAAGCCGTCAACTCCGAAAAAGCCAAGTAACGCTACTAACAATGGAGTAATCAATACGTCGACTAATATAGGATCTAAAGTTAACAACGGTGCTGTTAATTCACCAGAATTACCTCAAACTGGTGAAAACAATAGTCAAAGTCAAACAATGTCATTTATTGGTATTTTGTTGGCAATGTTTGGAAGTTTATACGGTTTTCTTGGTATCAAGAAACGTCGTAATGATTAA